The Thermoanaerobaculia bacterium region GATCAACGTCACGCTCGAGAAGGCCGTTGCGCAGGAAGCGCCGCACGAGGAGCTCTCCGTCGGCGGGAAGAAGATCTCGAAGGAAACCGCCGACGCGATCGAGAAGGCGAACGTGGCGTGGAACGCGAAGAACTGGGCCGACGCCCGCGCGAGCTACGAGAAGGTCCTGACCGAGCTGCCCGACAACGAGGGGGTGCTCGAGCACCTCGAGTTCGCCTGCTACAACGCCAAGCAGTACGACGACGCCCTCCAGTACGCCCGGAAGGTCGTCGCGCTCGCTCCCGACAACACGAACAGCTGGCTCGTGATCGCCGAGCTCGAGCTCCAGAAGGGGAAGCTGGACGAGGGGAAGGCCGCGCTCGAGAAAGTCCCGGACGAGAAGATTCCGGACCCCGCGCCTTATCTCAACATGGGGATCAACTACTACAACAAGAATCGCAGCGCCGAAGCCGAGCAGTGGTTCACGAAGGCGATCACGAAGGCGCCGGAAAGCACGGACAACGCGGACGCCTACTACTACCGTGGGCTCGCGCGTTTCGCGGAAAAGCACATGGACGATGCGAAGGGCGATTTCGAGAAGTACCTCCAGCTCGCGCCGGCCGGATCCAATGCCGACACCGTCAAGGAGATCCTGAACTCGATGAAGCCGGGCAAGCCCGCGCGCAAATCGCCGCCCCCCCACCACGGATGAGCCTTTTCACCGCGCTCGGCGTCGGACCTCGTTGAAGAAGATCGTCCTCCTCCTGCTGGCAGCGACCCTCGCGGGCTGCCGCCGGCAGGCGGGGGAGAGCGTTCCCGCCGCCCGCGGGCGCGACGTCGTCCTGATCACGATCGACACGCTGCGCGCGGATGCTCCGGGATATGCCGGCAATGCCCGGGTCGCCACGCCGCAGCTCGACCGGATCGCGCGCGAAGGCCGGGTTTTCACGCAGGCCCACGCGCAGAACGTCG contains the following coding sequences:
- a CDS encoding tetratricopeptide repeat protein, translated to MSLKKCGLLLLVLLSASALSAQDWTGMGRLEGTVKDPDGKPIPDATISLRWTDGKGPDVKTNSKGHWARMGLNGGMWNVDIAAPGFQTKKTSFNVSQAARNEPINVTLEKAVAQEAPHEELSVGGKKISKETADAIEKANVAWNAKNWADARASYEKVLTELPDNEGVLEHLEFACYNAKQYDDALQYARKVVALAPDNTNSWLVIAELELQKGKLDEGKAALEKVPDEKIPDPAPYLNMGINYYNKNRSAEAEQWFTKAITKAPESTDNADAYYYRGLARFAEKHMDDAKGDFEKYLQLAPAGSNADTVKEILNSMKPGKPARKSPPPHHG
- a CDS encoding sulfatase-like hydrolase/transferase, producing MKKIVLLLLAATLAGCRRQAGESVPAARGRDVVLITIDTLRADAPGYAGNARVATPQLDRIAREGRVFTQAHAQNVVTLPSHVNILTGLYPFQHGVRDNDGFRLDPKIPTLATFLKKQGYATAAFIGAFPLDARFGLA